One stretch of Segatella copri DNA includes these proteins:
- a CDS encoding CYTH domain-containing protein, with the protein MSGLEIERKFLVKKGDAYKSAAFSSSHIQQGYIPAEGATVRVRTRDEKAYLTIKGKSVNGGMTRYEFEKEITMDEAQHLLQLCQGGVIDKRRYLVKSGSHTFEVDEFYGDNKGLVMAEVELASETEAYEKPDFIGMEVTGDKRFYNSHLLGNPFSKWRDTLPAEYR; encoded by the coding sequence ATGAGTGGATTAGAGATAGAAAGAAAATTCCTCGTTAAGAAGGGCGACGCTTATAAAAGCGCCGCCTTTTCTTCTAGTCATATCCAGCAGGGATATATTCCTGCCGAGGGGGCTACGGTGCGGGTTCGCACACGGGATGAGAAGGCTTACCTTACCATTAAGGGCAAGTCGGTAAATGGCGGCATGACCCGCTATGAGTTTGAAAAGGAGATAACGATGGACGAAGCGCAGCATCTCCTGCAACTTTGTCAGGGAGGCGTCATCGATAAGCGTCGCTATCTTGTGAAAAGTGGCAGTCATACCTTCGAGGTGGATGAGTTCTATGGCGATAATAAAGGACTGGTCATGGCAGAGGTGGAGTTGGCAAGCGAGACCGAAGCCTATGAGAAACCTGATTTCATCGGCATGGAGGTAACAGGCGACAAGAGATTCTACAATTCGCATCTCTTGGGCAATCCTTTCTC